gaggggagtgacagagcagctttggtgggcacctggtgtccagccagggtcaacccaccacagccttgtttgaaaacaagtttatgaagaaaaagtatgtttttattttactcgTAGTTATGTTTTGATGGTATTATGGACAGTAAAATATCAGTTGGGCATTTGTTAATCTACCAGAGAAGTCACTGCCTGAGGGGAAGAGAATGTAGGACATTTTGAGTCTGAATAGATGAGAAAGCTGCATTAGCCAGTGCAGTTTGTTTCTGATCAGTCTCTCTGGTTGCAAAAGGCTGTAATTGTACAGTAATTCACTGGTACCTTGTTTCTGAAATCCGTACAGATGATTCCCACCAGACAGACTGCTTTGGTAAGCAGTTCATTTCAATACCTCACAAAAGCTAAAGCAGAGAGCAGGGCGAGgacaaaatgaagcagaagtGATTTACTGAGCAAGCAATGTCATAACTCTGCTGCACATCATGTCTTTGCAAGATAGAAATTTGTTAGTTGATCTTACCTTGCAGAATAAACAAGATTAAGTGTCACAGGCACAAAAAGCAGTCCTGGCTCTCTGGGTCCAAGGCACATTTGCAGATGCATGTTAGatctttttctgtctccagtGGTGTGTGCTTGTTGGCAAGGTAGTGTTTTGGCATGCAGCACATCTCATAAACAGGTACATGCTCACTGCGTCTATTTAGGTAATTAGAATCAGTTACTTCCAGTTTGCCATCCTCCTTATTTATAAAGCCTTCCCCTGTGAATTATGCAAATATGTAACTTGATTTTTTACGGATCGAAAATCCAGATTAGTCTGACTCACACCATGAAAGAGCAGTAGCTGGAGTCGCTTCTAGGGCCATGGAACCAGAGGAAACCAATATCCTGTGAGATTAtagaaaagtgtgtgtgtgcgcacacacacagagcaaagtGAAACTCTGTAATCCCCACAGGGCAAATACTCTTTGGCTCTGTTATCAGTCCAGATTAAATCCCTGGGTGTCCCTACTCAATCACTTACAGTTAAGTCAATGTTTGCCTGTTGCTTGAACAAGCACTCTTCTCATCTGAGTTCGTGTTCATGGCACAGAATTTTCTTCCGTTTTAAAACTTGAAtaataaatgacattttagaaaagcaaTACAGCTTCTGTACAAGGAAAGGCATATGTCTCgcagctgtttgttttcataattttaaatttccttttttgccCCCCATTTTAATGTCAGTACTGAGTTACTTGCTAATGGGAGAACCGGCGTATCATTAGATGTTCTGTGTGATCTTCCTCCACCCAGTTTTGCCACCACCTAAAACACAggagcaagcagcagcctgccctgaCTAGCTTGAGGAGTTCACTGCCTCGGGAAGTGATCAGATCACATCTCTGTCAGGATCTCCTGTCTTCTTGGGAATGAGCAATGcaactgctgagaaaaaaaagggcatgtgttaaatgccagagaaaaggCACAGAACGAGTTGCATCTCATTTCAAAACTTCTGCAGGCTTTGGCACTCTCTGCCGAGTTAAAAGGATCCCTGAATGACGTGAGAAAAGCATGCTGAGGGAGCATTTCTGGGAGAGAACAGCCCTACATGGAGAAGATGCACTGCAGGCTGCATAGATGCTAAGGATACTGCACTGTCTCTTGTGCATGCAGGGGTGGATGGACATGAAAGACTGCAATGGCTGTCTTGCATAAGCCTGGGAATACGCACATTGCTTTGTGCAGTGCTAACAAGAAAACAGACTCAGCCAAACTCCTTCAGAACACCTGTACCACAGCAGGATGGTTGTTTATTTGCATGTAGCACAAGAGAACTCACATGGAAATAGAGCCCATGAACAAATACCACCATATAAATAGCAGATAGTAATGGTGTGGGAGCTAGGATGTAACACTTCTCCCGGGGCATGACCTGGCTGTAGAGCTCCATCTGTGATGCCACTGATAGAGCCTGTAGAGCACCAGGCAGCATGGTGCTCCTTTTGGTTGCAGAGTGCATGAAGTGGACAGGGGAGAGCAAAGTACGTTGCTCCTTAGCAGCAGACAGGTTTGACTGGGTATATCAGtgctgcagattttaaaaatctaaatactTTGTGCAAAATCTATAAAAACTTAATAATTTTTATCCTCTGCAAGCTTTACTTGAACCCTCTATTCTGACCGAGCACCATAAAAACTGCCATAGACCTCAACATTTGAGGCTGCCTTGATGATTTTAAAgcacatattttaaagaatactgACTTCACAAGACAAGGACAGGTAACAGAGAATCTGTAACTTCAGATGAACTGTTCCTTATTTCACACACACTGCATAAATGGCAGCTTGCATTGCCCACATGTGTCTGCACATTGATTTTAGGTGGCTTGGTTTGCTTGCTGTCATGTGATGGTCACGAAATGCACCAAGGCAGAGCAGGAACCAGAGGATTCATGAGTAGGACAAGGTCACAAAAAAGTTGGAGGGGAGATAGGATGGAGCTTGGTAGAGATGCAGGGACATATGATGTAGGCATAAAGTGAGATACACTCAATCCCAGAGGAGATTGAGGCttcctttgctctgtttttctggAAGCTGCTTGTTTCACCCAGTATTTGTCACAGCTTTTGAGAGGCCAACAAGCTACAATGGTAGACAACGGGCAAATACCTTCTTGCCATAAAAGTGAGGCAATtccttctgcagagctcctCGCTGCTGAGGCAGAAGTCTTTGTTCCTTACATCAGCTGCATGTCTTTTGTTATCTGAACCTATCCCCTCTGTAATTGCACTAATTAATACCATTGCAAATCTCTTGATGTTTCTCATTTATGGAACACTGTTACCTTGTATCTCTCTTGAGGTTGAGGGTAAATCTGCTGTTCATGACTTGAGTGAACAAGATTCCTCTGTTAGCAGTGACCTGTTAAGAGATGAAGTCAGCATGTGCACCAAAACACCAGCCCTGACTGAAAGCCCCCGTCAAAATCTGTGTGCCCTACCTGGGTTTGAGTATGCTCGGAGCTCCTGTAGGTGTAACAAAcgaagggagagaggagagaaaactCTGAGGAAatcaggaggaggaactggtCCTGATTATGTTGATGACAGCTCTTTATCAGCTCATTTCTTGTAGTTTCCCAGCCATCAGCAATCAAAACTCTGCATGttgttttcagctgaagcagATGTCTCCTGGTGCCTCTGAAAACTTAAGGGTTATTCctgtaataatgaaataaaaaacgTTGATGTTACCATTCCAGACTAACCAGGGACTGCAGCTGTAGTACAGTTTACAAATCTGAGTTCAGAATAACTTCCTAGAAGCCAGCAGAGTTGCTCCAGCTTTGAGGATGTCTCAAACTTATTATTTCAGCAAATTTATGGCCTTTTTCTCATAATGATTTGAAGCAATGGCATGTAGTTTTCAAGTGTCCACTCaactttcttcattttctctttttattctgaagTATATTTGGTGCTGTCCGAACTGGTGCTTACATGCTGTACATTTTGATGACCAAAGGCCTGAAGCAGTCAGTGTGTGACCAGAGTTTTTACATTGGACCTGTGAGCAAATTCTGGGCATATGCATTTGTGCTAAGCAAAGCACCTGAACTAGGTGAGtaccctctctctctttccttcactGTGAGTATTTTCAGTAGAAATGTCTGTGCAGGAAGCACAAGAAGGGTCTCAGTGCTGTCGAAATCTTGGTTTAGTTTTAGAAAAACTGagtaaacaaaaccaacctcAAACTCTGCATGTGTTAGTCTCTAGAGGTTAAGTCCAGCTTGGCTGAAGTTAGAGCAACGTGCAGTTGAATAAGACCATTCCCAGCCCAGGAATAAACTGCAGTGATTGTACACAGCAGGGCAGTCAAGAGATAAGAGCAATCTGGTCCATACCTCTTCCTTTGCTACTTGTAGGCAAATACGAGTAGTGTAATTGGCAGTCACTCACTCCACGGGTACAGAAGTGTACGTGTACCACGTACCATGTACCAGAAGTGTAGCACGGGTGTGCTACAGCAGCTGTGTCAGCAAGAGGCTTTGAGTCAGGTTCTGCCTCTATTCTGCAGCATTTGTCCTTAAATACATGTGTAGGCGTACAATTATGAACAGTAATGTGCTTCCTCCCTAAACATTGAAAGCTGTGGCTGTCTGCTTCCTCCAAATAGAAACCAATTTCCCATAATATCCCTAGATTTTCCAGTCCTGATTCTTATACAGTCCTGTGTCTCCAGCAATTTTTTTGGTAGGGATACTTAGGAGATACATGCCAAAGCCAACTTAATAGCCATGTGTCCTCATCCCGTGACATATTAGTGTGAGAAAGGATTGTTTTAATGGAAAGGAGGAGGCAGTGATTTAGCAGCCCtccagttttcattttggagGATGTCCTTACTAAATCTCAAAGGGCTGCAGCACTCCCTGTGATCAGgtgtaaagcaaaaataagtcTTTACCTTTCAACAGAGAATTTGATGCAGCAAATTATAGGACAGCAATTCATCAGCATAAAAACTGGAAAGAGACAGACACCAGTTGCCTTGCTGGGTCAGAATCCCTTGGCTTCTTGCTGGTTAAATGATTGCAGAACCGCAGAAATGTAGTTGTTAAAACTGGAAGACATCAGCTAGAACTGCACAGCAACAATAAATTGAACATATGATTACTTATAAAAATGTGAGTTAACATCTTGCATCTGATGAAGTAAACAGTAGCATTATGGCTTATTACTAACCTTCTGCAGACAGTGCAGTTTTGGTTCCACCCatcattaatattaatgatTTGGATTTCttggtgtatatatataggtaGAATTAAGCCCCCAGATTCAAATCTCAGGGAACTTTTTGGAAACACTGTGTCTATAACAATAGAAAACAAGTAGcatacatatatgcatgtgtCTGCTTGAGGTGCTTGGTGCAAtcatgagaagcagaaagaagaaaaaagcaggaaagagaaacaaaatttacttttctACAATAGCAACGTGAATTTGCAGAAACAGATGTGCACTTCAACGTAAACCAAATTTCTTTCtggaattcttttttcctggcagTTACATACCTTTCGGTATTGTAGGTTGCACATACAGTAGCTTTTTGCGTAGTAGCTCAGAAGGCTCTACTGAGTTTAACTAGGTTCAGTTTGCAGGTAGGCATTTGAATCAGAGGACGCTGTGCTGCTTCCTCTTCAGATTTTCTGCTCTGCCGAGCTGCACTTCTCTTCTAGTCACAGTTTATAATGGACAGTGTCGCAGTCAGAGATGATGCACATACATCCACCTATCTCACCAAACGGTCACGGATTATGTTTGCAGCAAATGGCTACCAGGTAAACCTATGGAGTTTTCAAATGGGTTATCCACACAGGAAAATGTGGACACACTGGGTTTCCAGAGATCGCATAGAGATCAGGAGCCAGGCTGGCTCTCGGATCAGACAGGCTCTTGTATTTAGAGCTGAGGTGTTTTTTTACATGCTCTAAAATAGTATATATTCCTGCAacagcaaagggaagagagCACTGAGGTAATTATGGAATTGTTCAATATGTTTCTCatttcctcccctccttttttttttcttttttttttttgtttttgttttgtttgttttttatgttACAGGTGATACAATATTCATTATTCTTAGGAAACAGAAGCTCATCTTCTTACACTGGTACCATCACATTACTGTGTTACTTTATTCTTGGTATTCCTACAAGGACATGGTGGCTGGCGGTGGCTGGTTCATGACCATGAACTATGGAGTACACGCCGTTATGTACTCTTACTATGCCTTGAGGGCCGCTGGCTTCAGAGTCTCACGCAAGTTTGCCATGTTCATCACCTTGTCGCAGATCACTCAGATGTTGATCGGTTGCGTGATCAATTACCTGGTCTTCTCCTGGATGCAGCAGGGCCAGTGCCATTCCCACGTGCAGAACATCATCTGGTCCTCTCTCATGTACCTCAGCTACTTTGTGCTCTTCTGCCATTTTTTCTTTGAGGCCTATATcggcaaaaccagaaaagaaaggaaggttgACTAGTGGTAGGAACAAGAAGCCATAGCTCAGGGTcatcaagaaaaacaaaagtataagaaaagaaaatggcacaAGGAAACACATTCATGTATGGTGCAGCTAAAACTTGGCAGCTTAGGGAAAGTTAGGTTGGTTTAACCCAGTAAGTTTATGATCCTATCATGGTGAGGACTCACTGAATTCTACTCTATCTCAAAGGACTGCTGATGAAAGAGAACTTCCTTCTTGTACCTGTCTGCtctagaaaagaaaggagaaaagaaagaagagaaaaaaagaaaagaaaaaaaaaagaaaaaagagaagagaagaaaaaagaagagaagaaaaaagaagagaagagggGGGAAGAGTACAATAAATAAGCAGTGTGTTTCCCCAGGGTGGAAgagagactttaaaaaaaataaagtttctaaatcctttctaataatttttcagcattaaacttgaacaaaacaaagtagagaggtgacaaaaaaaatatctgtctaTGATAACAGTAAgattgcaaaattaaaatcttttccatAGAATGTTGATACCTTTAGCCAAAATGAAACCCAGAAGGATGTTTCCTGCATGGGAAGTGGCTGAACTCCACACTGTGGTCAtgaatggaaaagagaagagattGATTTCTCCGCTATGTACTCTGCCAGGGAAACAGATCTGGGATGCAAAGTCAGCTCCCTCAGAAGGCGGAAAGGAGCAGTACTTTTACAAGAGTTTAATGTGAAAAGATGTACTGTTGCAATACATATCTCAGAGTGCATTTTCCAAGtgcatttttcagttaaagGCAAGGAATTTCTGCAGCAGGATAAGTCATAGAGGGTTAAATCAATCAATATTTGCTAAATTACCAGGGGCTAATAGCAGAATGATGttcaggaaggagagggagacaACTGCCCTCGTGATTTTTAGGAATTATCTGTTAATCTCAATTTAACCCACAGCAACACCGAATTAAACAGGGGAAATCGGAAGAAATCCTAGTTAGCAAGAAGAGAGTGATACATCTGCCCACTGTTTTCAGAACAGAGCCCTGTGGTACAATACGGATTCTATATTTTTGTGGATGCAAGGCTACCTGCCTGGCAGGAAGAGATGGCAGGACTGCACGACATTAGGTAACACTGTGCTTCTGCATCTGCCTCCTGGGCAGTGCAGAGATGTTCAAAGTGCCCTCCTCTGGTTATGTGGAGCTACTACTACAAAACATACTTGGAATAGGTTTTTCTCGGTTTGTATAGAAAAAAACGAGTCTAAACGGAGTaactttgctgcagcagcttaaCTCTAAAGTCCAGAGAGAATTATCCTTCATTAAATATGTATCTCTCTCTCTGCAGAATCTGTACTGTAACATCAGACTGACCACTTCAGGAGACACTTCCTTCTCTGAAGTCAGCTACAGATATAAGGAGAAACGTATTTCACTCTGAACCTTAGAGAGTTAGTTGAGAACAGCCATATTCTTTCAAAGACAAGTACATTGCATTATCTGTGATACTCCAGTCcttacaaaaccaaataaaaatgtgtaaaagtTCCTAGTATTTCAAAGACGCAAGTATGTAAACTTGATGTTAAATGTGTTAATGTAGTATTCTAAATTGTATCAGTTAGGTAGTTTAACTAAACAATTAGAAGAACTAGATCAACAAGATAGGGACTGCTGTTCTGCATAGGATATACACACACCTATAACTACACCCATATACACATTCTGTGAATtgtcaacaagaaaaaaaagaagcccagTGGCAGAGAATCACGTTTCCTGGCTAATGCAAAAGATTGTCATTATCTTTCTTGCTTTAATTTGAGATTGTACAGTAcaaagggtatttttttttaattacgaTTTTTAGCTTTAATTGTGCTGTCATTCATGAAACAGAGCTGCTTTAGTATCCTGTTAAAAGATGACAAGGGCTTTCGGTGTCTCATTATATACaaaagaagaacaaataaaGTTACATTCCATGTTACGTGAATGGTCTTACAAGTCAAAAAGCCTTTGCAGGCTGAAATCATGATTACAACAAGCAGAAAATGAGTTTACATTTGTGTTATTTAAGTTATTGATGTGCTGACGTTATTTTATGGTACACAACAAATAGCAAAATGTGATATGCAGTAATGAAGCTATGATACTCATTAATAGGACTACTGTATACGTGGAAATATTAGACAAAACCAATTAAATGTGTAAACCATTTTGTTATACAGCTTGGGAGTAGATAATTATAATGCTGAATAAGCCTTCTTCCTCATGCTTAATTTTGCCCTGGCTAAGAAGCAGGTTAAGACAACTGGTTAAgagcaaaaaaggcaaaattaaagtCGATGAGAAGCATTGGTAGAAGCCCACCACTGTGCCATTTAGACCCTCAGTCCTGTGTGTCTTAGGTCTCTCAAATAAAGCAGGAGTCCAGTGTCCAGAGCTGAAGCTGGAGCAGAAATTTTGGGCCCTGTGAAGTTAGTGGaggctttgctctgctttggaCAGAGCCAGTGTGTCCGGCTGCCTTTGATCcgagcagagggaaaggagcCGCGCACACCTCCTGTTCATTTGAGGCTTATGGCCAGTGGCTTTTAAGTAATTTATAAATGATATTGATAAACTTTATCAATAAGAAGTGACACCACTGCAAGGCAAGGACTCGCAGCCCAAGttaaacagaggcagaaaacaggATGGGTTGCAACCAACCTACCACGTTTCGTACATTGTTTTTCCTTAATTGCGTAAGACGGAAGAAAAACCCCTACACTTGTGCATGCTGGATGCCAATGCTGGCAGTGCCGacactgacttcagcagagcaAGAATTTCACCTGCTCTTACCCCCATCCTCTCAAAGCCCTCGTGGGTACCTCTGCACCGTTCCCAGTGCCTGCTCCCTGATGTGCCCACTGCCCcaccagctggggctgggcgaGCGAGGGCCACCTTTCTTACTGCCTGGGAAGTGGCTCCAGTGCAGAAACCAGCCCAAGCAAGCTCCTCCTCAGAACGCAGTGCAGGCGTACCTCGGACATGCAGGGGCAACTCGGCGCTGAATTCAGTGAGGGTCCTGGCAGGTGACTAGGCTGCAGGCAAGCATATACATAGGGAAGAGGCAGCAAGATCAGGCACATAAGAGACAGTGTAAATTGGGGTACATTTACCATCACACTGGAAATTGGCTGTTGCACTGCCATGTGCGTGCTTCAGGAGATGATGTCACACATGCATTTACACAGGTTCTATGGCCCTACTATACCATTGGGCTTTTCCTCTAAGGTTTTCCACTGGAGTCAAATGTGGTAACTGGCATTAGAGAAATTGGGGATAAGATGAAAACAACTTGCACTGTATTTCttacttctgtttcttcctaAAACATGCACACGTGCTATTTAGACATCACATTTAACCCACTGACATGTACTTAAACACTGAGCCAGTCAACCCCAATACAATGATACCTCAACAGTACTCCAGCTGTTCAAACATACAAGCCACAACATAGAAACACAGCTAATTGGGTCCTATTTATTTCCCTTGGTTTGAGCCTTGGGGTGacacttcagtattttctgtccaCTACCAGAacccttttttcctgttttaaataaagctgtaaTTCTGTTGCATTCACACACACCGTGGGGAACTcaaattttattgaaattacCAAGCGTTATGGGACCTGTGACAACCATCACAGATGCTGGAGATGCTGTTACAGGATTCATTATTAAAGTCAGGGAAGTTACACTGGTGATAAGGTCAGGCTGCCAGGGTAGAAGTAGAAGTCTGTGTTTTATGTTTTGACACATGAATCCAatgtactgaaataaaaccagaagggTTGGTACGGATTTGAGCTTAGGCAGTTGTGAGCATAATTTGGCTCTTCCTGAGTGAACACTTTGAATATTTTTGACTAGTtagtggaaaaacaaaaaacgtGGGTAATTCTGCAGACTCTTTAAATTGTGCCTGTGATGAGAAGAAAACCCCTGATGCTTACAGACCTTCTGTAACTCAATCACAAATGATTTATGTCTGCACTCACTGATAACACCAAAAGAGACCTCTCACCAGAATCTCACAGTaaacaaataccattttttaCTTAGAAGATAAGAGCCAAAGCATGCAAAAGGCATCACTAAAGAGCCAAGCTGGGTAGCTGGAATAAAGTTGTGAGCACAAGTTGCAGGAGAGACGAGAGGGGAGAAGGCCTATTCCATATCCCAGGAGAAAGTATTTCCGGGCTGGATGCTCACTCCTTCCCAAGATTTGAAAGGCAAAGCTGGAGGAGGGTGGGTTGCATAGTGCCAGGCACACAGGATAGGGTGGCTGGTGAAATGAGGCTTGTGTGAAGGGGTCACTCCTGCAGAATTTAATTATGCAGTGGCTCCCTGAGTGCAAGCATGGGtcttgtgggtttgtttggaGGACCATCCGTGGTCTTAACAACTTGTGAACTTCAAGACCTagatgtatttcatttttcattcctgAAAGCAAAAACCTGGGACAATGTTTTAGTTGAGAGCAATGGTACCTCAGGGATCAATATTCAGGTGAGTTTCAGGCAACAAAGACTGTAAGATACCAATTATTGTTACTGTGAAACAGCAGCCTTTGTAAGCAGTGCCAGATATAACATACCAGCGCGGTAATCTCTGTAGTAGTTGTAGTCTATCCTGTACTTAAGAACCAGTAACAGAAATGTAACATGTTTATATACAAATCATAAATACAGACATACAGTAACAGAAGTGGCTTTGATCacagaagaaatcaaagcaaattgCAGACCATACAACAGTTCAGGACTTAGTCCAATGCCTACTGAAAGTGAGATTGTTGGTGAGATGTCCAGTGACTTCAGCAAGTTTTGCTTCAGCCCGCTGCAGCCCAGTTGCAGAAGGCAGCGCAAGACCTAAATCCCCTGCTTGTTTATTTAGTGGTGACATGAACTACTCGGGGCATCACTCAGACCCTGGCATGGGTTGTCAGTCATGTTTTCCAGCCCAGTGTCAGTGAGCCCTCTAAAAGGGAAGACTTGCAGCTCAGAATTGGTGGTGGGTTTctactgttttatttcaatacattttccattccatttattttattaaaagcgAGCTAAAGGGCAAGCCCCTGATCCTGCTGTTGTAAATGCCCTGTTGCAGTCAGAGCAGCTACACATGGGCACAGAGACCATTTGCTTATGGGGGTAAAGGCAGGATCTGTGCCTTGCTATAGACTTAATTTCCAGCAGAGCAAACACCACAGGGTaggatttgttttcttaaatttaacCAATGTACCAACACAAATAAGGTCAGATCTGCGCAAGAACTCGACAGCTAAGGGGAACCAGGGCCCTCCCCAGTACATCATAAAGCTCAGTACAATGCTGCATGAAGTGGGGTTAAAGTGTATTTCCCAGTGGGTGTAAAATAATACTCCCCTGAAACAGTGACTTTCCTGAGAAGTCTCACTTCTGTCCAGTCCTGGACAGCTTCAAACAGGCCTGTCTGCTGAAAAACCGCAGCTCTGATTGACTTATCTGCTTTCTCAAAAGAGCCACTACATGCTTTAGGCTTTTTGGAGCCTTAAAGCTCAAGCTAGatttatattcagaaaaaaaaccaacgtTAAATATGTGTACAATAACTAGGAGAGAATAGTATgataaatatctttattttaccattttcaAATGGCTATTTCACTACAtaaaaggaagtttttatttttatttttttggggtaTATTGATattccaaataaaattttaacttttggttcaaaataaaatctgtctcTGTGTTTTATTAATCTGTAACATCCATTTTGTTGTCTGTACTGCCACAGAGTCCAGCTATTGAAAAAGAGAAGCGGTTCTCCAGCTGTGAGACTACGGCATGGCTACTCTGCATTTCACTTCCCAGCAAATCTCTATTAAGTTCATGGTTTTGTGTACCACATAGaagcattacatttttttttcctttgtgtgtatgtgtgcacatgcatCTGTATGATGTGAATGCATATCATACAATCAGTGCTTGAATGTCCTGTTTCTACATGCTTGCACTTTGGAAATCCTAATCTCTGCGTCTCTGGTAAGAAACGAAATCCCTGTACATCGTGATACCTTCCAAGCAGGGGGACCATGCAAACGTAGCAGCACCCACCA
This genomic interval from Falco peregrinus isolate bFalPer1 chromosome 2, bFalPer1.pri, whole genome shotgun sequence contains the following:
- the ELOVL6 gene encoding elongation of very long chain fatty acids protein 6 isoform X3 is translated as MQENWKKSFLFSALYAAFIFGGRHLMNKRAKFELRKPLVLWSLSLAVFSIFGAVRTGAYMLYILMTKGLKQSVCDQSFYIGPVSKFWAYAFVLSKAPELGDTIFIILRKQKLIFLHWYHHITVLLYSWYSYKDMVAGGGWFMTMNYGVHAVMYSYYALRAAGFRVSRKFAMFITLSQITQMLIGCVINYLVFSWMQQGQCHSHVQNIIWSSLMYLSYFVLFCHFFFEAYIGKTRKERKVD
- the ELOVL6 gene encoding elongation of very long chain fatty acids protein 6 isoform X2; its protein translation is MNMSVLTLQEYEFEKQFNEHAAIQWMQENWKKSFLFSALYAAFIFGGRHLMNKRAKFELRKPLVLWSLSLAVFSIFGAVRTGAYMLYILMTKGLKQSVCDQSFYIGPVSKFWAYAFVLSKAPELGDTIFIILRKQKLIFLHWYHHITVLLYSWYSYKDMVAGGGWFMTMNYGVHAVMYSYYALRAAGFRVSRKFAMFITLSQITQMLIGCVINYLVFSWMQQGQCHSHVQNIIWSSLMYLSYFVLFCHFFFEAYIGKTRKERKVD
- the ELOVL6 gene encoding elongation of very long chain fatty acids protein 6 isoform X1, whose amino-acid sequence is MFQEKGDYIDVLGLGVVDASHFVHVPEENWHQSRTNWKKSFLFSALYAAFIFGGRHLMNKRAKFELRKPLVLWSLSLAVFSIFGAVRTGAYMLYILMTKGLKQSVCDQSFYIGPVSKFWAYAFVLSKAPELGDTIFIILRKQKLIFLHWYHHITVLLYSWYSYKDMVAGGGWFMTMNYGVHAVMYSYYALRAAGFRVSRKFAMFITLSQITQMLIGCVINYLVFSWMQQGQCHSHVQNIIWSSLMYLSYFVLFCHFFFEAYIGKTRKERKVD